In Salarias fasciatus chromosome 9, fSalaFa1.1, whole genome shotgun sequence, the genomic stretch AAGTCACGTTTTGTTTTGCAGTAACCACCAATGCagcgtcattttcaaaaagaagcGTGTAACCTCAGAATGAGAAATACATTATATCTTCATTGTTGTGAGTAATATTCCCTTGAAAGCAGAGTGTGCATCAGCAACTTTTATTTCCTCACTTTAAGGCTCAGTCGAACTCTTCTGCTTACTAAGGAAACCACAGAGAAACGCTGCTGTACCGCCATGTGTTCTAATGTAAAGAGCTGTTTACACATTACGTCTTCAGGATGTCGCTTATTGTCGTCGCTCAGTACTTGTGGGGAGTCCGCAGCTGTATGAAGTCGactgcagcagcatctctgaGCAGCGGTACCGATTTCCTGTGCTTGTAAGCTCAGAACAGAGCGGTGACTGAGCTGAttaaattcctcttttttttattattattaaaagaatCCTCCGTGGTCTGATCCAACTGATGAAATGCGTTGTAACTCATGCAGTCTCACATTCTGCTGGTGTGGAACTGCAGCTTTTACATTTGCTCTTTAAACCGGTTCTGTCTCTGGATGAGCGACCTCTGACATCCACCCATGACCCGTCCTCTCTCCCGTTTGGCGGCAGGGGCACTGCGCGGTGGAATAGGACACCCGCCAGGTGGCTGTCGGAGGACGATGGCGCCGCTCCGCGTCTTGGTCCTGTGCTTGTTCTCGGGCTGGGCGGCGGGCTACAAGCAGGGGGACAACGTGACGCTGTACGTCAACAAAGTGGGGCCTTACCACAACCCCCACGAGACGTACCACTACTACACCCTGCCCGTCTGCCGGCCGGACAAGGTCGGTATCTGTGAGCTGCCGCCGTGTGTGCTGCAGGAGAAATGGAGGGCGTTTAAACGCAGACATAAATGTGTGGAAATATCTTGTTAGAAATGTTTATCTGGGTAAACATGTTACAGTATAATGTTTCAGAGAGGTGTGAGACTAATTCAATAGTTGACAAGCTTGCTTTGCATGCAGCCAAACAAACAGATCATGTTTAATTAACTTCACACCCTCAGGCAACACTGAGTCATTGAAATAGTTAAATCAAGTCATACATGCTGTAGAAACATAAAATCACTGCTTGTACTTACATGACAAGACTTTGTAAACGTATATTTCACCATGGCTGCACAAACCACCTGaatcaatatttacattttttgatATGACCTACATGTCTGATCTTATCAAACATCTATATATTTTGACTGTATTCCTAGTTATCATGACTCATAGCTAAAATTGTGAAGAATAAAACcgaaataaaaatatttctttttctgtttaataAATCCAAAACATCTTGaaattttcagtttgaattgaACTGTTGGAAATATTAACATGCTGTGCCTGTGAATGTTTTCTTCATAACAAAACTATATCACCAACTTTGAGTTTAGTTGTATTTTAAGTCACGTAAAGTAGTGGAATGTAAAAATCGAGATAATTTGCGGCCTCATTGTCGCTGTTCAGAGGATTAATGATGTTTGTATTCGTGACGCACAGCGAGGAGAAGTGGTCAACTCAGGATAAATGTCACTGGAAACACGTGTAACCAGCTCCTGCTGTGATTTAACTCGGCATTGCATTCCTGAGCACTTGCTCGGCTGCTTTGCATGACGGTGCTAAAGCATCCGTGTGTTTCTCAGGTGCATCATAAGTCGCTGAGTCTGGGAGAGGTGCTGGACGGCGACAGGATGGCCGAGTCTTTGTATCACATCCGCTTCAGGGAGAACGTGGAGAAGAAGCTCCTTTGTCATCTCACACTTTCAGAGAAACAGGTAATCCAGGCCACAAGCACTTCAATTACACATTTTGAGTTTTCCAGCTTGAAAACCTGCATCACAGTGCCAGTTAAACACCAATGGACCTAAATGGAGAATAAAACTTTTTATGTTCATTTTTCTCCATATTAGCATCACTGATCATTCATGGAAGAAGTATTTATGCCAACAAGCAAATGGGACCAGAAGAGCATCATAACTTTTAACTTTTATAAAGGAAACACAGTTTTATATGTAGATGAGTATTAATTAGCTTCTGGTATTTTAATTATCTGCACATTCCACGTGATCCGGTTCACCAGCTTCAGGTATTCAGCAGTGTCGTTCATCCCCAGAGGGAGAGACCTGACAGGCAGAGGAACCAAGgagtgtgtttgcttttgtttctggacccgtgtttgtgtgtgtgtgtgtgtgcaggtggacgAGCTGCGCGAGGCCATCGAGGAGCTCTACTACTTCGAGTTCATCCTGGATGAAATCCCCATCTGGGGGTTTGTGGGATACATCGAGGAGAGCGGCTTCCTGCCTCACAGCCACAAGGTGAGGAGTTCAAaccctccagcttcctctgagTCTTTCATTTAACCCAGACTGAGTATTTCTCTCTCCTGCCCTGCAGGTCGGCCTCTGGACGCATTTAGACTTCAACATCGAGTACAACGGCGACTCCGTCATCTTCGCCAACGTCTCGGTGAAGGACGTCAAGCCCGTGCccctggaggagggggcgggcTCGGCGGTGGGCGGCGTCGGGGTGGGCGGGGGCAGCCTGAAGGTCACCCACACCTACAGCGTGCACTGGTTCGAGTCCACCCTGCCCCACTCGCGGCGAAGCGAGCGCCTGCGCGACTACTCCTTCTTCCCCAAGACGCTGGAGATCCACTGGCTGTCCATCATCAACtcgctggtgctggtggtgctgctgctgggcttcgtcatcatcatcctcatgcgGGTGCTGAAGAACGACTTCGCCAGGTGAGCCGCCGGTGTCTCACAGCAGGATTGTTCATCCAGGAGTATTTGCAGTGTAAATGTTTTTGCTCCATCTGCAGGTACAATGTGGAAGAGGAGGGCGGCTGCGACGACCTGGACCAGGGAGACAACGGCTGGAAGATCATCCACACCGACGTCTTTCGGTTCCCTCCTCTGAAGAGCCTGCTGTGCGCCGTGCTGGGAGTCGGCGCTCAGTTCCTGACCCTCGCTACAGGTGAGCTGATCCTGCGGAGCTGCAGCCGCTGTCTCTTCGTTTTCCAACAAACTTCACTCTTCTCCTGACAATTCCTCGTTCCCGCAGGGATTATCTTCATGGCATTGCTGGGAATGTTTAACGTCCACCGTCACGGCGCCATCAACTCGGCCGCCATCGTCCTGTACGCCCTGACCAGCTGCGTGTCCGGATACGTCTCGTGCAGCTTCTACACGCAGATCAACGGCCAGCGCTGGGTGTGGAACATCATCCTCACGTCCTCCCTTTTCTCCGGTGAGCGATCCGAGCGGCCGAGTTCCTTCCCAGCCGACCGAAGTGGCGCCGAATGGTATTTATGGGTTGTTTTGATTCGCTCCCGCAGCGCCGCTCTTCCTCACGTGGAGCGTGGTGAACTCGGTGCACTGGTACAGCGGCTCCACGCAGGCCCTGCCCGCCACCACcgtgctgctcctgctgggcGCCTGGGTGCTGGTGGGCTTCCCCCTCACCGTCATCGGCGGCATCGTGGGGAAGAACCGGGCCGGCAGCTTCCAGGCGCCGTGCCGCACCCGCAACATCCCGCGGCAGATCCCCACGCAGCCGTGGTACAAGCACGCCGTGGTGCACATGGCCATCGGCGGCTTCCTGCCCTTCAGGTGAGCCGGCGGGAAGTCGGGTGTGGTCTTTTTGAAAGTTCTGAAACCGGCTGAACTGATCGACTCTTCCCCGCAGCGCCATCTCGGTGGAGCTGTACTACATCTTCGCCACCGTTTGGGGCCGAGAGCACTACACACTCTACGGCATCCTGCTGTGCGTCTTCGCCATCCTGCTCTCGGTGGGCGCCTGCATCTCCGTGGCGCTGACCTACTTCCTGCTGTCGGGCGAGGACTACCGCTGGTGGTGGCGGAGCGTGCTGagcaccggctccaccggcctCTTCATCTTCGTCTACTCCGTCTTCTACTACCGGAACCGCTCGTCCATGAGCGGCCTGGTGCAGAGCACCGAGTTCTTCGGCTACTCGCTGCTCACGGCGCTGGTCTTCTCGCTGATGCTGGGCAGCGTGTCGTTCTGGTCGTCCCTGGCGTTCATCCGCTACATCTACCGCAGCCTCAAGATGGACTAGATCTGAGATCGCGCGCGCACGCGGACATCGACATGGACAGTCTTCATTCTCCTCTTCTTGCTGTTTCACTTCACAAACACTACGTAAGCTCCTCCCATCGCGGCGGGTGGGGGGAGGAAACGGGGGGGCCTTTACCTTGATTGGAAAGGAGTCGGTCGATCGATTTGAGCAGCTGTCGCTGGTGCAGAAGGAATCGTTTTCTGAGGACAGATGAAGGTCAATACGGGGACGGCgacgtgggaaaaaaaaatgggatttCAGTACAAAGGGATGATTTTAGTTTGGATCAGGGATGAATGGTTTAGATGTACGACACGGCGCACGAGCGACCGGCCGCAGCTCACGTCACGGCGGCGTGCGCGGCGTCATTTACTCTGGGTTCCGCTCGATCGATGGTCTATCAAGGCTGCACAGGAGCCTCATATCCAACGTTCCACCTTACCTTAAAAGACAGCCGACTCATACTGTAGTTCTGATGAATTATGCAGCGGCTGCCAGTGTCTCGACTTGCAGTCTCACCTCCCCTCACACACGGCGGCGGCCGCCTCTTCAGATTTAACAGAAACCTTGTTTTGCACTGGCCCTGTAAGCCTCCACATAGATCTGCAGTGGATAAGACGAGCGATGCCTTGTACATTGAATACCTGTTGCAAGATATTGGTGATGGGAGCAATATTGTAATTGTACTCTTTGGTCACCACCGACTGTGATTTTGGTTCTGATGTAAATATAGTCTTTTcagtaaaatgctttttaataCAACATTGCCAGCAAAAATGCCTCTGGgttgtcttttctttcccttACTGTCGCACTTCACGAATAGAGTACAAAATGAGATAATTACAGTTTAAGTACTAAACTGTCATGCCTCAAAATAAATATCCCGAAGTGGAAGAAAAATCATCAAACAATTTAAATAACTGCAATTTAGACACAACTCATGTTACATTTACACAATGCAATAACGTACAAAAGTAATCAAAATATTTGCGTTATATTGAAATACTTATATACGACTATTCTTTAGTATCTTTATGGTATTGACCCAAAGTTTGCAAAGGCTGGactcaaaaatgtcaaaagtgcGTCAAAAAAACATTGACTGCTATTCTCTAAAACTAATGAttccatggaaaaaaaataggagGGGTCATAAGTTATTAATCGGCCATTGCTTTGAATTTGAGTCAATCATTGGGGTTAGTTTTGCATTGGCCATGTTCCCATGGGCCAAAAAGTAATCGTTATAATGGGATTATAAGGTGAAGTGGATTGTAAAtttgtcatataaacacctgagtggatcctCTTCACTCGGAACGATTATATTTCGGATCCGATTGCATGAGGTAGACTACGCTGATCGaactaaattaaattttaaatatttcaaaggtTTCTTGTACTTTTCCTTCCATTAACCCTACAAGAGAATTGAACTCATTTATCTAAATGTATTGTTAAAGACAGCTTCAtacagttttatttctaaagaTTCCCTTGTTCCTCTCTATTAAGGCAAACATTTACAAATAATTCCTTGCTGTGGTCAGGAATATCTGATTAATGCATTTAGATGAAAGATGGTTCTAAATGAGGGAGGTTTACCTCTAAATTGGCCAGCAGCATATAGGAAGGCagtgttttcaatgtgtggagACACTTTGATGTTGGATTACGTAACAGTCCAGTCAGATGCTAATGATCAGCTCGATGCTCCTGCAGGTGAGGTCTTTTGCATTTTGAGTGTAGGTTCTGCACGAAAGTCTGACGTGTGAAAACGCACTGATACACATCTTGCTTTTGTCCCACACACCTTTGAATATGCACCTTGAAAAGCTACAGCTCAGCACTGGTTAATTAAATTCAAGAGTCAATGCAGCAGCAAACAAAAGCTGTTTGGCTTCAACTGGCAGACAAGATTAATCAAATTCAGCTCTGATGCTCGAATCACTGTTTCAACAAAGAAAGCAGCTGTCTACAATTCAGCACAATTAAAGTTTGAGGTACAGTATGTATGTTGTAATCAGGCATATAGGGGCgaaggatttttttaattttaacatgttttcaatGTCAGAAATCCATTTGGTATGTTTAATGTTTAATCTTTAAACTGGAATGAGAATAAAAGCAAGCACAACAGAATGGAGTCAACAGTATGGATAGTTAGTTCTTCCATCACCATTTCATGGAGCACAAAATCCTCTGTATAGTCAGATTGTAAAGTGAAGCGGATTGTATCAACACCGGAGTGGATCCTCTTCACTTGGAGCGGATTATATTTCAGGTctgattgtatgaggtggtctaccCTGATTGATAATCCGTTCAGTGTCTCATAATAACAGTGGAGCATGTAGTGACGTGTGAAgcgcgcagtaaacgggaagcaggaaagtcacaaacaagcagaagaactcggTTTTCATacacttttttaatgaaaacccCGAGAaagcaaacactggagaggcgaggtGGACaccaacagcgagttgttcaaagagctccatgGAATACTACCAGCGGACCACATGTTTCACTACTTTTCCACAGGTTTTGCTgtaatactatattttgacATATTCTTACCCTTTTACATACTAAACTTCAACAGAAACTTCAAcagaaaacaccttttttttttcaattttttcattttttgatttgGGCGGTGACACCTAAGAGTTGACCCATGGACAGTTTCTTCCACCTTAGGTGTGGATCTCTGCAGTTGATCCAGAGTCATCCTGGATCTCTGGGCTTCTTCTCTGATCAGTGCTGTCCTTGTCTGACCTGTAAGTTTAGTAGGACAGCAGTGTTTTGGTAGTTTTGCATTCGTTTCTCTTACAGACCATTGGGACCATTACAGACCAGCTACATTTGTTCTGAGATTGGATTGCACTCAGGTAGACTCTGTTTAGTCATTAGGtcaacatttgatcattgaGGAACCATCAGAcaacttctgaagccactatgagaaaagggggagaataatattgcacatcccactttttagttttttatttctaaaaaaaaaagtttcaaatatTCTATAAATTTCATCTGACTGCACAATTGTGTCCCATTTGATTTTGGTTCCtcacaaaacatgcaaatgttCTAACTTTATGTTTAAAGtatgacatttaagaaaaaggTCAATGAATTCAAGGGAATTCTGGAAACGGTATTTCGTGTCGAAATGACAAAAAACTATCACACGAAGAGACTTTTATAAGCATCAGCTGAACATCGGTGTGAGCACTACACTCCCCCCTCTGTTTGGGCCACATTGCTGCATGATGCACTGCGTAGCGCCTGCATTTataaatgaaaggtggctggctgtaGGACGACAACTTGTttattcaaaagcactggaccaTTTTGGCGCCCCTCTCTGGCCAGTGGAAGGGGATCAAATCCAACCCTGCTTGTTGTagcagttttataataaatatcctgttttttaaataactttcataattaatgttattttggtggCCCAATGTTGAAGTAGACTAAAGTAGACGagattcattttttccccctttctctGACGGATTTGTGGAATGTATGTTTCTTACATGACCATCATTTAAATTTGAGATACACTCACTTTAAATTGGCAATTTCTGCAACTGAAAAAGTTTCTTTGCATCataataaaaaatactgaagaaacatctttttcagaaatgtttaatCTCAGTAACATTTATAATCAGTACAAAATGTCACGTAACGTGCATCAACATCACCTAAAATCTTACAATTTAAGTCACAAATTTTACAAAAGTAGATCAATAAATCACCCATACTAATTCACAGCCCCAAACCTCTCTGGTAAGACCAAAGTGGGCTGTGAacttaaaaagatgaaagcttttgaaatcaacaaaataggtcaaatattacaaaaaaatagataaaagcTTGAGAAAAGAGCATTTCGGAGCGAACAGCTGGCGGTTGATGTGAAGTGTGTTCCCGTCGCTCTGGGTCGTCAGCACAGCGGACAGATGTGGACGACGCTCCAGGATCTTTCAGTGCCGTTTCCTCGCCGTCAGCATCGGCACCTCTTACTGGCTAAACTCTCACTGGAGGACTAAAAGAGCGAGCGTCTCTCTAGGACATGCGCGGGAAAAGCATGTGCTCGTGTGCTGCGTCGGTTGGAGCTGAAGCCACGCTCTGGTAGGCCGGATACGGATACTGCTCAGGACTCCCGGTGAAGTTGAAGCTGTAGCCCCCATCAAACTGACTCTGTAGAGTAACAGACAGGACAGGTTCAGATCacaatcaacaaaaaaaaacaaaacacaaattcaaaTCCGTCGCGATTTACAGTCTGTTACGTCTCGCCTTTAAGGCCGAAACCAAACTATGGTCGGGCCTCCATGATGGACGTTTTGATCTGTGTCCCACCGCTTGGCCCGCTGCCATAAGTTAACAGGCGCCTGGGTCAGACACATGTACAACTAAAAGTTAATAAAGTTAGTTAGTTCTACTAACCGGGAGCATTGGCGGGGTATAAATGGGACAGTGAGCAAATCTCTGGGCCTCCCACTCTCTCTTTGCATTCTGCTTCTTCAGCCTCCCCCTTTGATTCTGAAACCAAGTTcgtacctggaaaaaaaaaaaagaagcattgaTTAAATCACAaggcattcattcatttttttttatctacttTTCACCCAGTAATCCTCCTAAATTCTTTACCTGTTTGTAGGTCAGACCAATTTCAGCAGCCACGCTGGCAATTTCACACGGTTTGAGATATTTCTGCTTCTCAAAGCGAGACTCAAGAGCTTCCTTCTGACTGTCTGAAAATATGACTTTAGCCCTCTGTTTTCCTGGAATCTTGGTTTTCTGGGTGCAGCTATAGTCTGTGGCAACCAGACTCCTGATGTCTTCATCAATAGACCAGGAAACGGCCGACATGCTGTCTGTCGATGGAGAAGACGCCTCTGACGATGCTCCGTAGGCTGAAAgtgaacaaaaacagagaaaatgagcaCAAGAAAACAGAGCTGAGAGTTTCAGGATAAATTGGCACGTTTCAACTTCATCCAGCAACATTTTTACTCATGTAACTTCCAAAATATTACACCGATTACCTGTTAAATGCAGCATCTTAATTTCTTGTACTAATATTAATTAATTACATTCCTGGCGGAGGGATTTCACCATGTTGATCCGTGAAACTTACCTCCTGTGAAGCCCTGTTTATGCCACATAAAGCTggtttctctctcctccacgcTGAGGAAAGTCCACTGCACTCCATGGTCGATAATGTTCAGCTGCTCACACTTCTGCTCCTCCCTGACGTTCCACAGGAACTCCTCCTGGGTCCCGAGACTTGCTGTGATGAGGTTCGCTTGGCCGACGGTTGTTCGGAGGTCCATGGGTCCGAGGTCCGAGGCCAGATCTGTGGGAGAGGTTACAGCTGGAGACTCCATCCTGAAGGAAACCGAAGGCCGACCGTCTGGAAGCTCACCTGAAGAATCCCCCAGAGAGGTGTAACTTATGTGGAGGGTCACGACCCGCCCCCGTCGCCTGATTGGACTGCATTCAGGAACAtgtcacaacaacaaaagaggTCGTTGTCTTTATTATCATGATGAGTTTTCATTGGAGGATCAGGTTTTTCTTTAGGCTTCCAACAAACCTTGTGTTTTTAAGGCCTGTTTGTCCCTGTAGACAAGAAACTGTCCATGAAGGGAAGTTACTCTTTTGGCCAGTAAACTTCCAAAACTGTAAATCAAAAATTCTgttcaaaaagtcaaaaagcAACAGTAATATATCAAATATACTAATGAAACACAAAAGCACAATCTTTATGACAGAGGTTCAGTGGGAAATGACTTTGAAAACAGTATTAACATTAGTGCATATTTTAAAGatgtctttaaaaataaaaaaaataacttgcctttctttgtttctttgtcaggcagcattttagtgtttttatgtttaaatATTCCTCAAATGTTATTTATCACT encodes the following:
- the tm9sf1 gene encoding transmembrane 9 superfamily member 1 — protein: MAPLRVLVLCLFSGWAAGYKQGDNVTLYVNKVGPYHNPHETYHYYTLPVCRPDKVHHKSLSLGEVLDGDRMAESLYHIRFRENVEKKLLCHLTLSEKQVDELREAIEELYYFEFILDEIPIWGFVGYIEESGFLPHSHKVGLWTHLDFNIEYNGDSVIFANVSVKDVKPVPLEEGAGSAVGGVGVGGGSLKVTHTYSVHWFESTLPHSRRSERLRDYSFFPKTLEIHWLSIINSLVLVVLLLGFVIIILMRVLKNDFARYNVEEEGGCDDLDQGDNGWKIIHTDVFRFPPLKSLLCAVLGVGAQFLTLATGIIFMALLGMFNVHRHGAINSAAIVLYALTSCVSGYVSCSFYTQINGQRWVWNIILTSSLFSAPLFLTWSVVNSVHWYSGSTQALPATTVLLLLGAWVLVGFPLTVIGGIVGKNRAGSFQAPCRTRNIPRQIPTQPWYKHAVVHMAIGGFLPFSAISVELYYIFATVWGREHYTLYGILLCVFAILLSVGACISVALTYFLLSGEDYRWWWRSVLSTGSTGLFIFVYSVFYYRNRSSMSGLVQSTEFFGYSLLTALVFSLMLGSVSFWSSLAFIRYIYRSLKMD